Proteins from a single region of Syngnathus scovelli strain Florida chromosome 7, RoL_Ssco_1.2, whole genome shotgun sequence:
- the myo7aa gene encoding myosin VIIAa isoform X5, whose amino-acid sequence MYKRRDYVDLYEKDQAKWALFRNVNTVVKQSTLLPGDYVWLDLKTGREFEVPIGAVVKLCDSGQIQVVDDEGNEHWISPQNATNIKPMHPTSIHGVEDMIRLGDLNEAGILRNLLIRYSDKLIYTYTGSILVAINPYQLLPIYTADQIRLYTNKKIGEMPPHIFAIADNCYFNMQRNNRDQCCIISGESGAGKTESTKLILQFLAAISGQHSWIEQQVLEANPILEAFGNAKTIRNDNSSRFGKYIDIHFNKRGAIEGAKIEQYLLEKSRVCRQAQDERNYHIFYCMLKGMAADEKKKLGLSKATDYTYLTIGKCTVCDGRDDMKEYSNIRSAMKVLMFTDKENWEISKLLASILHMGNLRYEARTYDNLDACEVVRSPNLSTASTLLEVDGKDLMNCLTSRTLITRGETVSTPLSMEQALDVRDAFVKGIYGRLFVWIVEKINAAIYKPSSSHSKVVRRSIGLLDIFGFENFTVNSFEQLCINFANENLQQFFVRHVFKLEQEEYNLENINWQHIEFTDNQDALDMIAIKPMNIISLIDEESRFPKGTDSTMLNKLNFQHKVNTNYIPPKNNHETQFGIQHFAGVVYYETRGFLEKNRDTLYGDIIQLVHSSKNKFIKQIFQADVAMGAETRKRSPTLSSQFKKSLELLMRTLSVCQPFFVRCIKPNEYKKPMLFDRDLCVRQLRYSGMMETIRIRRAGYPIRYTFVEFVDRYRVLMPGVKPAYKQEDLRGTCQRIAEVVLGRDDDWQMGKTKIFLKDHHDMLLEIERDKAITDKVILIQKVVRGFKDRSNFLRMRKSTMLIQKTWRGYQCRKNYGAMRAGFSRLQALVRSRKLCASYHVARQRISGFQGRCRGFLVRRAFRHRLWAVITIQAYTRGMIARRLYRRLRGEYRRRLEAEKMRLAEETKLRNQMSAKRAKAEAERKHQERLVQLAKEDAEREKKEKEEARRKKEMVEQMERARLEPVNDSDMVDKMFGFLGSTSSFPGQEGQAPAGFEDLERTHRELEEEDLDEALPLPEDDDEEDLSEYKFAKFAATYFQGTTTHTYARRPLKQPLLFHDDEGDQLAALAVWITVLRFMGDLPEPKYHTAISDGSEKIPVMTKIYETLGKKTYKRELQALQGEVETPQPDSHRKNSIRHKLVSLTLKKKSKITEEVTKRLNDGEHGLHGNSMLEDRPTSNLEKLHFIIGNGILRPALRDEIYCQICKQLSQNPSKSSHARGWILISLCVGCFAPSDKFLKYLRNFINSGPPGYAPYCEERLRRTFVNGTRTQPPSWLELQATKSKKPIMLPVTFMDGTTKTLLTDSATTAKELCNTLSDKISLQDRFGFSLYIALFDKVSSLGSGNDHVMDAVSQCEQYAKEQGAQERNAPWRLFFRKEIFTPWHCASDDTVATNLIYQQTVRGVKFGEYRCDREDLAELAGQQYYVDYGSEVLLERLLSLIPSYIPEREISTSRTVEKWAHFIMAAHKKGIYIQKRFDAQKVKEEVVDFARHKWPLLFSRFYEAFKFSGPSLPKNDLIVAVNWTGVYFVDEQEQVLLELSFPEITAVSSTRGGKLQSQSFTLATIKGEEYTFTSNNAEDIRDLVVTFLEGLRNRSKFVVALQDSPNQNGEPSTFLSFQKGDLILLDQDTGEQVLNSGWAHGVNERTNQRGDFPADSVYVLPTMTRPQQDIVALVTMTPDQRQQSVRVSQLVLPDTEDSIKPYTLEEFSHDYFRPPPKHTLSRVMVTKNRGKDKLWSCTREPLKQPLLKKVIHHEELAQEACMAFIAMMKYMGDYPSKRTRSVNELTDQIFEGTLKAEPLKDEIFCQIIKQLTDNHVKYSEEKGWELLWLCTGLFPPSNVLLPHIQRFLQSKRQHPLSADCMHRLHKALRNGSRKYPPHLVEVEAIQHKTTQIFHKVYFPDDTDEAFEVESSTKAKDFCQNISTRLLLKSPEGFSLFVKISDKVISVPEGDFFFDFVRHLTDWIKKSRPVKDGAVPSLTYQVFFMKKLWTSTVPGKDSFADSIFHYYQELPKYLRGYHKCSRDEVFQLAALIYRVKFEDDKSHFPTIPKMLRELVPQDLIRQMSPDDWKRSIVAFFNKQAGKSREEAKLMFLKIIYKWPTFGSAFFEVKQTTEPNYPEILLIAINKHGVSLIDPKNKDVLITHPFTKISNWSSGNTYFHITIGNLVRGSKLLCETSLGYKMDDLLTSYISQMLTAMNKQRSERTHTK is encoded by the exons aTGTACAAACGTCGGGACTATGTGGATCTTTACGAGAAGGATCAAGCCAAATGGGCTCTGTTCCGAAATGTCAACACTGTGGTGAAACAAAGCACGCTCTTACCG GGCGACTATGTGTGGTTGGACCTAAAGACTGGTCGGGAGTTTGAGGTTCCCATcggagcagtggtcaaactctgTGACTCGGGACAGATCCAAGTGGTGGACGATGAAGGAAAT GAGCACTGGATCTCCCCTCAGAATGCCACCAACATCAAGCCCATGCATCCCACCTCCATCCACGGCGTGGAGGACATGATCCGCCTGGGGGACCTGAACGAAGCTGGAATCTTGCGCAATCTGCTCATCAGATACAGCGACAAGCTCATCTAC ACCTACACGGGGTCCATCCTGGTGGCCATCAACCCATATCAGCTGCTCCCCATCTACACGGCGGACCAGATCCGCCTGTACACCAACAAGAAGATCGGCGAGATGCCTCCTCACATTTTTGCCATCGCCGACAACTGTTACTTCAATATGCAGAGGAACAACCGTGACCAGTGTTGCATCATCAG CGGGGAATCCGGAGCTGGAAAAACTGAAAGCACCAAGCTGATTCTACAGTTCCTGGCAGCCATTAGCGGTCAACACTCATGGATTGAGCAGCAGGTCCTGGAAGCCAATCCCATTCTGGAGG CCTTCGGAAACGCAAAGACCATTCGCAACGACAACTCGTCACGCTTCGGTAAATACATCGACATCCACTTCAACAAGAGAGGAGCCATCGAAGGAGCCAAGATCGAACAATACCTGCTGGAGAAGTCACGGGTCTGCCGGCAG GCTCAGGATGAAAGGAACTACCACATCTTCTACTGCATGTTGAAGGGCATGGCGGCGGATGAGAAGAAGAAGCTGGGCCTCAGCAAGGCCACCGACTACACCTACCTCACCATA GGAAAGTGCACCGTATGCGACGGCCGCGACGACATGAAGGAATACTCCAACATACGTTCGGCGATGAAG GTTCTGATGTTCACAGACAAAGAGAACTGGGAGATCTCCAAACTGTTGGCGTCCATCTTACATATGGGCAACCTGCGCTATGAAG CACGAACGTACGACAACTTGGACGCCTGCGAGGTTGTACGTAGCCCGAATCTCTCCACCGCGTCAACCTTGCTGGAG gTGGACGGCAAGGACCTGATGAACTGCCTGACGAGCAGGACGCTGATCACCAGAGGAGAAACCGTTTCCACGCCGCTCAGCATGGAACAAGCGCTGGACGTGCGAGACGCCTTCGTCAAG ggtatTTACGGTCGTCTGTTCGTGTGGATCGTGGAGAAGATCAACGCCGCCATCTACAAGCCTTCGTCCTCACACAGCAAAGTCGTCAGACGCTCCATCGGACTGCTGGACATCTTTGGCTTTGAGAACTTCACCGTCAACAG TTTCGAGCAGCTTTGCATCAACTTCGCCAACGAGAACCTGCAGCAGTTCTTCGTGCGTCACGTGTTCAAACTGGAGCAAGAGGAGTATAACCTGGAGAACATCAACTGGCAGCATATCGAGTTCACCGACAACCAGGACGCCCTCGACATGATCGCCATCAAGCCCATGAACATCATCTCACTCATCGACGAGGAGAGCCGATTCCCCAAG ggtACAGACAGCACCATGTTGAACAAACTCAACTTCCAGCACAAAGTGAACACCAACTACATCCCACCCAAGAACAACCACGAGACTCAGTTTGGCATCCAGCACTTTGCCGGGGTGGTCTACTACGAAACCAGAG gcTTCCTGGAGAAAAACCGAGACACGTTATACGGCGATATCATCCAGCTGGTTCACTCGTCCAAGAACAAGTTCATCAAGCAGATTTTCCAAGCtgatgttgccatg ggGGCCGAAACCAGGAAGCGTTCTCCCACTCTCAGCAGTCAGTTCAAAAAATCTCTGGAGTTGCTGATGAGAACGTTGAGTGTGTGTCAGCCGTTTTTCGTCCGCTGCATCAAACCCAACGAGTACAAGAAGCCCATG CTGTTTGATCGGGATTTGTGCGTGCGCCAGTTGAGGTACTCAGGGATGATGGAGACCATCCGCATCCGCCGCGCAGGCTATCCCATCCGCTACacctttgtggagtttgtggACCGCTACCGTGTTCTCATGCCTGGAGTCAAGCCGGCCTACAAGCAG GAGGATCTGAGAGGAACCTGCCAGAGGATCGCTGAGGTTGTGCTCGGTCGAGACGACGACTGGCAGATGGGAAAGACCAAGATCTTCCTCAAG GACCATCATGACATGCTGCTGGAGATCGAGAGAGACAAGGCCATCACTGACAAGgtcatcctgatccagaaggtggTGCGAGGTTTCAAGGACAG ATCAAACTTCTTAAGGATGAGGAAGTCGACTATGCTGATCCAGAAGACTTGGCGAGGATATCAGTGCAGAAAGAACTATGGAGCT ATGCGGGCCGGCTTCTCTCGCCTCCAGGCTTTGGTGCGCTCTAGGAAGTTGTGTGCGTCGTACCATGTGGCTCGCCAGCGCATCAGCGGGTTCCAGGGTCGATGCCGAGGCTTCCTGGTCCGCCGGGCCTTCAGACATCGACTGTGGGCCGTCATCACCATCCAGGCGTACACTCGAGGGATGATTGCACGGAGACTCTACCGGAGGCTCAGAGGCGAG TACCGAAGACGCCTGGAGGCTGAGAAGATGCGTTTGGCTGAGGAGACCAAGCTGAGAAACCAGATGTCTGCCAAAAGAGCCAAGGCGGAAGCGGAACGCAAACATCAG GAGCGTCTGGTCCAGCTGGCCAAAGAGGATGCCGAGCGTGAGAAGAAGGAAAAGGAGGAAGCAAGAAGGAAGAAGGAGATGGTGGAACAGATGGAGCGAGCCCGTTTGGAGCCTGTCAACGACTCGGACATGGTGGACAAGATGTTCGGCTTCCTGGGGAGCACCAGTTCCTTTCCTGGCCAGGAGGGACAAGCTCCTGCTGGATTTGAG GACTTGGAGCGAACCCACCGGGAGCTAGAGGAGGAGGACTTGGACGAGGCTCTTCCCCTGCCggaggacgacgacgaggagGATCTATCGGAGTACAAGTTTGCCAAGTTTGCCGCCACCTACTTCCAGGGAACCACCACGCATACGTACGCCCGCCGACCACTCAAGCAGCCTCTGCTTTTTCACGACGATGAAGGAGACCAGCTG GCGGCTCTGGCCGTGTGGATCACGGTGCTGAGGTTCATGGGGGACCTGCCTGAGCCCAAGTACCACACGGCCATCAGTGACGGGAGTGAGAAGATTCCGGTCATGACCAAGATCTACGAGACCCTCGGGAAGAAGACATACAAGAGGGAGCTGCAGGCTCttcagggagaggtagag ACTCCTCAACCCGACAGTCATCGCAAGAACAGCATTCGACACAAGCTAGTGTCGCTTACCCTGAAGAAGAAATCCAAGATCACAGAAGAG GTAACGAAGCGACTCAACGATGGCGAGCatggtctccatggcaacagcaTGCTGGAGGACCGCCCGACGTCAAACCTGGAGAAACTTCACTTCATCATCGGTAACGGAATCCTGAGGCCAGCGCTGAG GGATGAGATCTACTGCCAGATCTGCAAACAGCTAAGTCAGAATCCATCCAAGAGCTCACACGCTCGAGGTTGGATCCTCATCAGTTTGTGCGTCGGCTGCTTCGCGCCATCCGACAAGTTCCTCAAG TACCTAAGGAACTTCATTAACAGCGGACCACCAGGTTACGCTCCATACTGTGAAGAACGACTGAGAAGAACTTTCGTCAATGGAACCAGAACGCAACCTCCATCCTGGCTGGAGCTACAG GCAACCAAGTCCAAGAAACCCATCATGCTACCGGTGACGTTCATGGACGGAACCACCAAAACGCTGCTGACGGACTCGGCGACCACTGCCAAGGAGCTCTGCAACACATTGTCCGACAAGATCAGCCTTCAAGATCGATTTGGCTTCTCACTCTACATTGCGCTCTTTGATAAG GTGTCGTCTTTGGGCAGCGGGAACGACCACGTGATGGATGCCGTGTCACAGTGTGAGCAGTACGCCAAAGAACAAGGAGCCCAGGAGAGGAACGCACCCTGGAGGCTGTTCTTCAGGAAGGAGATCTTCACACCGTGGCACTGCGCCTCCGACGACACGGTCGCCACCAACCTCATCTACCAGCAAACGGTCCGGGGCGTCAAATTTGGAGAGTACCGTTGCGACCGG GAGGACCTAGCAGAACTTGCGGGCCAGCAGTACTACGTGGACTACGGCTCAGAGGTCCTGCTGGAACGCCTGCTGAGTCTCATCCCGTCCTACATCCCTGAAAGAGAGATCAGCACGTCCAGGACGGTGGAGAAGTGGGCTCACTTCATCATGGCGGCACACAAAAAG GGCATCTACATACAGAAGAGGTTTGATGCCCAGAAGGTGAAAGAGGAAGTGGTGGACTTTGCACGCCACAAGTGGCCTCTGCTCTTCTCTCGGTTCTATGAAGCCTTCAAGTTTTCTG GTCCAAGTCTACCCAAAAACGACCTCATCGTCGCTGTCAACTGGACCGGCGTTTACTTTGTTGATGAGCAGGAGCAGGTCTTGCTAGAACTGTCCTTCCCAGAAATCACTGCGGTGTCCAGCACCAG GGGCGGGAAGTTGCAAAGTCAGAGCTTCACGTTGGCGACCATCAAAGGAGAAGAGTATACCTTCACCTCCAACAATGCCGAGGACATCCGCGACCTGGTAGTGACCTTCCTGGAAGGCCTGAGGAACAGGTCCAAGTTTGTCGTGGCACTACAGGACAGTCCCAACCAGA ATGGGGAACCATCTACGTTCTTGAGTTTCCAGAAAGGAGACCTGATCTTGCTAGACCAGGACACCGGTGAGCAGGTTCTTAATTCAGGTTGGGCACATGGCGTCAATGAGAGGACCAATCAGAGAGGAGACTTTCCAGCCGACTCGGTCTACGTCCTGCCCACCATGACGCGACCGCAGCAAGACATTGTG GCCCTGGTTACCATGACGCCAGATCAGAGGCAGCAGTCAGTAAGGGTTTCACAACTTGTCCTGCCGGACACTGAAGACTCCATCAAACCTTACACACTGGAGGAGTTCTCCCATGACTACTTTAG GCCTCCCCCAAAACACACTCTGAGCAGGGTGATGGTCACCAAGAATCGAGGTAAGGACAAATTGTGGAGCTGCACCAGGGAGCCTCTCAAACAGCCACTACTAAAGAAGGTGATCCACCACGAGGAGCTCGCTCAGGAGGCCTGCATGGCCTTCATTG CTATGATGAAGTACATGGGCGACTACCCATCCAAACGCACTCGGTCAGTTAACGAGTTGACGGACCAGATCTTCGAAGGCACGTTGAAGGCAGAACCCCTGAAAGACGAGATTTTCTGTCAGATCATCAAGCAGTTAACGGACAACCATGTCAA GTACAGCGAGGAGAAAGGCTGGGAGCTTCTGTGGCTGTGTACCGGCCTCTTTCCTCCAAGCAACGTTCTGCTGCCGCACATCCAGCGCTTCCTACAGTCAAAGAGACAACACCCGCTCTCAGCCGACTGCATGCACAGGCTGCATAAAGCTTTACG AAACGGATCCAGGAAGTACCCACCCCATCTGGTGGAAGTGGAAGCCATCCAGCACAAGACTACGCAGATATTCCACAAGGTTTACTTCCCGGACGATACGGACGAG GCTTTCGAGGTGGAGTCCAGCACCAAAGCCAAGGACTTTTGTCAGAACATCTCCACCAGACTGCTGCTTAAATCCCCAGAAGGCTTCAGTCTCTTTGTCAAAATCTCAGACAAg GTGATAAGTGTTCCAGAAGGAGACTTCTTCTTTGACTTTGTCCGACATTTGACGGATTGGATCAAGAAATCGCGGCCGGTGAAAGACG GAGCTGTTCCTTCTCTGACCTATCAGGTATTCTTCATGAAGAAGTTATGGACCAGCACTGTCCCAGGGAAGGACTCCTTCGCCGATTCCATCTTCCACTACTACCAG GAGCTGCCCAAATACCTGCGTGGCTACCACAAGTGTTCACGAGATGAAGTCTTCCAGCTGGCGGCGCTCATCTACCGCGTCAAGTTCGAGGACGACAAGTCCCACTTTCCGACCATTCCCAAGATGCTGCGTGAGCTGGTCCCTCAGGATCTCATCCGCCAAATGTCCCCAGATGATTGGAAGAGG tctATAGTGGCCTTCTTCAACAAGCAAGCCGGTAAATCCAGAGAAGAAGCCAAGTTGATGTTTCTTAAAATCATTTACAAATGGCCGACATTTGGCTCCGCCTTCTTTGAAGTTAAG CAAACCACAGAGCCCAACTACCCGGAGATCCTCCTGATCGCCATCAACAAACATGGAGTCAGTCTCATCGATCCAAAGAACAAG GACGTTCTGATCACTCATCCCTTCACCAAGATCTCCAACTGGAGCAGCGGGAACACGTACTTCCACATCACCATCGGAAACCTCGTCAGGGGAAGCAAACTTCTCTGCGAGACTTCCCTG GGCTACAAGATGGATGACCTGCTGACGTCATACATCAGCCAGATGTTGACCGCCATGAACAAGCAGCGGTCTGAGCGCACTCACACCAAGTGA